In a genomic window of bacterium:
- a CDS encoding response regulator, producing the protein MTDQEKTILIVEDDRSQLQALVDKLTQEGFATLEAKNGEEGLETALREHPDLILLDIVMPVMDGMTMLKKLREDTWGKDALVIILSNLSDPEKISQAVTQGTYGYLIKTDWKIEDVVAKVKELLSK; encoded by the coding sequence ATGACAGACCAGGAAAAAACAATCCTGATTGTGGAAGATGATAGGTCACAGCTTCAAGCGCTTGTAGACAAACTTACGCAAGAAGGTTTTGCTACTCTTGAAGCAAAAAATGGCGAGGAGGGATTAGAAACAGCTTTGCGCGAACACCCTGATCTCATCTTGCTTGATATCGTTATGCCCGTGATGGATGGTATGACGATGCTTAAAAAACTCCGTGAGGATACATGGGGCAAAGATGCATTAGTAATAATATTGAGCAATTTGAGCGACCCCGAAAAAATTTCTCAAGCTGTTACGCAAGGAACTTACGGATACCTTATCAAAACCGACTGGAAAATTGAAGACGTGGTTGCAAAGGTAAAAGAGCTACTGAGTAAGTAA